From Methanofollis sp., one genomic window encodes:
- a CDS encoding DUF169 domain-containing protein: protein MSYEAVVKDLTALLGLKGSPVAVKLAKTPADVPAGCEKIAEKSRHCQFVQDARLKGMKGYATRDEHMCKGGAGVMGIEPLPEAVAKGSTYHKLGNFRTAEGALETVSAIPKNEETYYASIYAPLEAADFEPDVVVVVATPRQALRLTQAYLHAAGGRFSSDYSGIQSLCADAVVAVMQRGVPNLTLGCNGSRKNSGIAEDEVIMGIPPKDLAPIVEALKIFAEKWG from the coding sequence ATGTCATACGAAGCAGTCGTGAAAGACCTGACAGCGCTCCTGGGACTCAAGGGGAGCCCTGTCGCCGTGAAGCTTGCAAAGACTCCCGCAGACGTGCCGGCAGGCTGCGAGAAGATCGCAGAGAAGAGCAGGCACTGCCAGTTCGTGCAGGACGCCCGGCTGAAGGGCATGAAGGGCTACGCCACCCGCGACGAGCACATGTGCAAGGGCGGCGCCGGCGTCATGGGCATCGAACCCCTCCCCGAGGCCGTGGCCAAGGGCAGCACCTACCACAAACTCGGCAACTTCAGGACCGCCGAAGGCGCCCTGGAGACGGTCTCCGCCATCCCGAAGAACGAGGAGACCTACTACGCCTCTATCTACGCCCCCCTGGAGGCCGCGGACTTCGAGCCCGACGTCGTCGTCGTCGTCGCCACCCCCAGGCAGGCCCTCCGCCTCACCCAGGCGTACCTCCACGCCGCGGGCGGCAGGTTCTCCAGCGACTACTCCGGCATCCAGTCCCTCTGCGCCGACGCCGTCGTCGCCGTCATGCAGCGCGGCGTCCCCAACCTGACCCTCGGCTGCAACGGGTCGAGGAAGAACTCGGGGATCGCGGAGGACGAGGTCATCATGGGCATCCCGCCGAAGGACCTCGCCCCGATCGTCGAGGCGCTGAAGATCTTCGCGGAGAAGTGGGGATAA